The Deferrivibrio essentukiensis genome includes a window with the following:
- a CDS encoding EAL domain-containing protein, which yields INISANSISNGYVLDYIEKIPEDFKKHINIEITERVFLNNVENTLEVMNELKSKGFKIEIDDFGTGFSSLGFIDKVPADFLKIDMTFVRKMIESNKIKGIVKTIIELSNNLGIQTIAEGVETKEQVDLLSELGCKYLQGYYFAKPMPLEDALELFKRQI from the coding sequence ATAAATATCTCAGCTAACTCCATATCTAACGGATATGTTCTTGATTATATTGAGAAAATTCCTGAAGATTTTAAAAAACATATTAATATAGAGATAACTGAGAGAGTATTTCTAAACAATGTTGAAAATACCTTAGAAGTAATGAATGAGCTAAAAAGTAAAGGATTCAAGATTGAGATTGACGATTTTGGTACAGGTTTTTCAAGCCTTGGTTTTATTGATAAAGTGCCTGCAGATTTTTTAAAGATTGATATGACATTTGTAAGGAAAATGATTGAAAGCAACAAAATCAAAGGTATTGTAAAAACTATTATAGAGTTATCCAACAATCTTGGTATCCAAACAATTGCTGAGGGTGTTGAGACAAAAGAGCAGGTAGATTTGCTGAGTGAGCTTGGTTGCAAGTATTTACAGGGTTATTATTTTGCAAAACCTATGCCTTTGGAAGATGCTTTAGAGTTATTCAAAAGACAAATTTGA
- a CDS encoding dienelactone hydrolase family protein, whose amino-acid sequence MKFIRILVLFLLVTGVSFAGDFVEYGYDGKTYEGYYAKVKDSSPLIFMVHDWDGITDYELKRADMLNDLGYSVFVIDMFGKGVKPVTVDEKRALTGALYKDRKRMRGILYTAYDKAVSLKANVKNSIGMGYCFGGTVILEFARSGADLKAFVPFHGGLATPEGQDYSNVKGQILVFHGSADTAVKIEDFANLVKELEANHVKHEMITYSGAPHAFTVFGSDRYREDADKKSWKRFTEFLQEVF is encoded by the coding sequence ATGAAATTTATAAGGATTTTAGTATTGTTTCTTTTGGTAACCGGAGTAAGTTTTGCGGGGGATTTTGTTGAATATGGTTATGACGGCAAAACTTATGAGGGATATTATGCAAAGGTAAAGGATAGCTCACCTCTAATTTTTATGGTCCACGATTGGGATGGTATTACTGACTATGAATTAAAACGGGCTGATATGCTTAATGATTTAGGCTATTCTGTTTTTGTAATAGATATGTTTGGAAAAGGTGTAAAGCCTGTTACCGTAGATGAAAAGAGAGCGTTAACCGGAGCACTTTACAAAGACAGAAAGAGGATGAGAGGTATTTTGTATACTGCCTATGACAAAGCTGTTTCTCTAAAGGCAAATGTTAAAAATTCCATTGGTATGGGTTACTGTTTTGGCGGTACTGTAATACTTGAGTTTGCAAGAAGTGGGGCTGATTTGAAAGCTTTTGTACCATTCCATGGTGGTCTTGCAACACCTGAAGGGCAAGATTATTCAAATGTAAAAGGTCAAATCCTTGTTTTCCATGGTAGCGCGGATACGGCTGTCAAAATTGAGGATTTTGCCAATCTTGTAAAAGAGCTTGAAGCAAATCATGTTAAACATGAAATGATTACGTACAGTGGTGCACCTCATGCTTTTACTGTTTTTGGCAGTGACAGATACAGGGAAGATGCTGATAAAAAATCATGGAAAAGGTTTACAGAATTTTTACAGGAAGTTTTTTAA